A region from the Triticum aestivum cultivar Chinese Spring chromosome 3D, IWGSC CS RefSeq v2.1, whole genome shotgun sequence genome encodes:
- the LOC123074461 gene encoding putative protein phosphatase 2C 23, with the protein MDWASCYVPHSDHDAHFGVADPGVIGVADGVSAYSAKGVDAGAFSRSLMASAYKDALETVPRPICPYTLLQRAYKGAASSGVPGASTAVLLSLVGDTLRWANVGDSGFAVLRGGAIVHRSRPQLARFNCPLQLAAKGADSVTEAEVGETAVRDGDIVVVAADGLFDNMFDAELEPVVRMGTALGFSPKNMADIIAGIAYEMSWSKVKDSPFSVGYRKHTGSQRCGGKQDDITVVVAFIVSTQLEGVGVGVDKVEDDAASNSIWMDQVKMKKRAYELKNVSGPSLGAKSDSVDSGNRRTLQRSNSGPISRARGRWY; encoded by the coding sequence ATGGACTGGGCGTCGTGCTACGTGCCGCACAGCGACCACGACGCGCACTTCGGGGTTGCCGACCCTGGCGTCATCGGCGTGGCGGACGGCGTCAGCGCGTACAGCGCGAAAGGCGTGGACGCGGGCGCCTTCTCTCGGAGCCTCATGGCGAGCGCCTACAaagacgcgctggagacggtgcCCAGGCCCATCTGCCCCTACACGTTGCTGCAACGGGCCTACAAGGGCGCGGCCTCGTCGGGCGTGCCTGGGGCGTCCACGGCGGTCCTTCTCTCGCTCGTCGGGGACACCCTCAGGTGGGCCAACGTGGGTGACAGCGGCTTCGCCGTGCTCCGCGGCGGCGCGATCGTGCACCGCTCGCGGCCGCAGCTGGCCCGCTTCAACTGCCCGCTCCAGCTCGCCGCCAAGGGCGCCGACAGCGTCACCGAGGCGGAGGTGGGCGAGACCGCGGTGAGGGACGGCGACATCGTGGTGGTGGCCGCGGACGGGCTGTTCGACAACATGTTCGACGCGGAACTCGAGCCCGTCGTGCGGATGGGCACGGCGCTGGGCTTCTCACCCAAGAACATGGCGGACATCATTGCCGGCATCGCCTACGAGATGTCGTGGAGCAAGGTCAAGGACTCGCCGTTCAGCGTCGGCTACCGGAAGCACACGGGGAGTCAACGGTGCGGCGGGAAGCAAGATGACATAACCGTCGTCGTCGCCTTCATCGTCTCCACTCAGCTGGAGGGCGTGGGCGTGGGCGTCGACAAGGTTGAAGATGATGCAGCTTCAAATTCTATCTGGATGGATCAAGTCAAGATGAAGAAAAGGGCATACGAACTTAAGAACGTATCTGGGCCATCTCTCGGTGCAAAAAGCGATTCCGTCGACAGTGGAAATCGGCGTACATTGCAGCGTTCCAATTCCGGGCCGATTTCTCGTGCCAGAGGTCGTTGGTATTGA